The following DNA comes from Musa acuminata AAA Group cultivar baxijiao chromosome BXJ1-4, Cavendish_Baxijiao_AAA, whole genome shotgun sequence.
TTTGGTTCCCAATTCTTTTTCTGTGGTTAAGTTCAATGAATTTAGCATCGGCGATGCACTCTGGATTTCTCACCTTTCTTCCCTAAAGCATCTCAACCTGAACAGTGTCAACTTTCAAAATGGTACTCACTGGATGGAAGCTCTGAACATGCTTCCTTCTATCGTGGAGATATACTTATCTGAATGTGCAATCGGACGTGTTCCCCTCTCTCTTCCACATGTGAACTTTACATCACTGTCTGTTCTTGATTTGTCAGAAAATTTCATTAACTCTACGATGCCCTCTTGGTTATCCAACATAAGTGGCCTTGAGCACCTTGATCTCAATGGGAATTTCCTTCAGGGTAATATTCCACCGACCTTTGGTAACTTGGCTTCCCTCAAGGAACTTAATTTAGCTTACAATTCTCTTCAAGGAGGAATACCCACTTCCTTCAAAAATTTGTGCAAGCTACAGAATTTAATATTGCCAGGCATCAATATCAACCAAGATTTGTTAGAACTTGATGAAATTTTTTCTGGTTGCATCAAGATGAGCCTAGTGATTCTGGACTTATCCGGAACGAATATTAGTGGGCAGCTGCCTGAATGGTTATTCCAACTCAGGAAGCTTAAATCACTCCAGTTATCGCAGAATCTGATTTCTGGTCCCATTCCTGTATCACTTGGACAACTAGCATCACTCCAGGAGCTCTCTCTTGAACAAAATCAGTTGAATGAAACTATACCAGAAAGTATGGGGTGGCTATCTCAGCTAGTTTCGTTGGAACTTGAGCTTAACATTTTGGAGGGTGTCATGTCTGAGGCACATTTTGCAAACCTCACAAAATTGAAACACTTATATTTGTGGTCCAACTCCTTGACTCTGAAGGTCAAGACTGATTGGCTTCCTCCTTTCCAGCTTGAATCCCTTCGGATAGGCTCTTGCAAACTGGGTCCTGAGTTCCCTACATGGCTCCAATCGCAAATAAATATTTCAGAAATTGATATGCCTAATGCTGGTATTATTGATGCTATGCCAAATTGGTTTTGGGGCTTAATTTCCACAGCAGAGTATGTGATTATCTCCGGCAATCAGATCAGTGGCCACGTACCCAATATATTGCATTTAAACAACCTCAGCTGGTTGGATTTAAGTTCAAACTACTTCGAGGGTCCCCTTCCATATTTTCCTCCTAGATTGGAATTATTAGATCTGTCAAACAATTCATTTTCAGGAACAATTTCACTTACCATCATCATGAATATGCCTAACCTCCTATATTTATCGCTTTCCGAAAACAATTTAAGCGATGAAATTCCCTTCTCTGTATGCCAATTATGGACCTTGGAGGCTCTTGatctttcaaaaaatatgttGTCCGGAGAGCTCCCCAATTGCTGGAATAATTCTTCTAGAATTGACGTTATGGATTTTTCAAGCAACAATATATCTGGAGTTATTCCTGAGTCAATATGTTCCATATCAACGCTTCGGTCGTTGCATTTGAGCAATAATAGTCTATCTGGAGAGTTGCCTTTGTCCTTGAAAGATTGCAAGGAATTACTCCTTGATGCCGGACACAATGATTTGAAAGGTGAAATTCCAACCTGAATAGGTGAAAGTTTAACTCATCTAGAGTTCCTCAAACTGCGATCAAATATGTTGGCCGGAGATATTCCTCCAAATCTTTCAAGATTAAGTGCTCTTCAAATGCTCGACCTAGCCAATAATGAGCTGTCAGGAAATATTCCAAGGAGCTTTGGAAATTTTACTGCCATGAAAGTTattggaaggtttccaagttTGATCGCATATGCAATTGAAGGTAGTTATAAGGAACGGATGCTAGTAACAACTAAAGGAAACACTCTATACTATGATAAGTTACTTTCGCTTATGAATATCTTTGACCTATCAGATAATAACCTATCTGGAGGAGTACCTGAGGAACTAACAAATCTTTTGTTCAGCTTAAATTTATCTGGAAACCATTTCACAGAAGAAATCATTGAAAATATCAGTAAATTACAACAGTTGGAGTCTCTTGACTTGTCGAGGAATAACTTTTCTGGCACAATTCCTTCGAGCCTCGTTGCCCTGACTTCTTTGGCTCACTTGAACCTCTCATACAACAACTTGTCAGGAGAAATTCCTCTTGGTAATCAACTTCTGACATTCAATGATCCATCTATCTATATTGGCAATCCTGGTCTTTGTGGGTTTCCTCTGAATCAAAGTTGCAAAGACAATGAGACAACACAAGGTCAAAGTAATGCAGATGATAGAGATGAGAATGAGATGATATGGTTCTACACGAGCATGGCACCAGGATTTGTTGTTGGTTTCTGggctggggtaccttaatacttaacaagaattggaatattTACTATTTTAGATTTATAGACAACATGCTTGACAAAGTTTACGTGTTCACCATACTAAATCTAACTAGGATCAAAAGACGTTATTGTTCCcagcaaaaataataaatttgagcATTAATATGAGAGTTCGTCTCATGAACATAATATCATTatcttgaataaaatttcttcttctgAATACTTGTACACAAGTAAGTCATGCAATCTCAATTTCAATCATTTCTATCAAGATCTCAGTATCATATGAAGTGATTTAATTTTGGACATTGCCAAAAGCTTCCAACTTTTAATTAGTTTTTCCAAAATAGACATCTTTTTTTTAGTTGTTCAGTTTGGCAGAAATGAAAGGAGGCTAAAACTTACACGAAGATATGGATGGCatttatggttttctttttctttccttctcaTTTGGGGTTGAAAACAGAATTTCAAAAGATTCCCCTTTTTTTTCTCGGCATTCATCCTCTATTTTCCCAAGTTTATAGTACCTACTTTTATCAAATGCATTTGCATGTCTTGTTCTTCCCAACCATTACACGTCAAGACTGATacaattgatatcacaagttCTACTGCAAAAGATTTGGCCACCCTTATTCGATTAATTTGACTCTTATTGAACTTATGCACAGGTGTTTTTGTCATACATCactcttatttatatttatgtaaatCCAGTGTTAGTATATCTGGAATCAGGTATATTAATTTTGTAAGCTATCATTTTGTAAAGTGCTAGTGTATATGTAAAGTGCCGGAATTTTGAAAGCTAAAATTCtaaattattgatcaaaatatttaaattaaaattataatggTACATCTATaaaacccttataagtctttcTTTGTCTTGTCAACTTTCGGCATGAAATTAATCAGGATATTATAAGTTCCTCACTTATAACTTAACTTTCCGTATCAAGGTAGCTCATATCTAATTCTAATATGATGCATGTGAAACATTGCTCAATGGTAGCTTTGTACCACGATGAATCCTCTGAATCCATCTACCTATAAttatttcctactcgagcccttttATTATGCCACAATTTTAGGTTGGTTTTGATATCATTTATCGATTTATGCATATCATCCTTTCATAGGAGTCATATTTtctttatatcattttaattttaTCGAATATTTCTAAGATATGTTGAATCTTAACAAAAATGTCAAACAATCAAGAGTtcttaatatcccattagtctcaTATCATAAGTAAATAAAACTAAGATAAATTTATAGGAGTTTAATGaacatattattattaactttactTTAAACACTTTAACCATTCGTTTGAATTTCTCTATATGCATGATCTGACTTATCAACATGAGATTATCATGTTTTTTTACATTTCATGAGTTAAGTTAGTAAGTTCTTCATGAttaaaaaaaacagaaaattgAGTTTAACAGAGTTCTAGAGTGTATGGACATGAGAAAAGAGGAATGGTGGCAACAGATTCTGATCACAACCTACGATTCAGAGATGATGCAACCTTGCCGTCGCATTAGTAGATGAGCAACTTGCTTTTGTTTGCAATCGTCAGTCTTCCTTGATCTTTCAATTGAAAAGTATTAGGAAGCAACTTGGCTCTGTTAAAGTGTCCCTTCGTCTTGTTCTGCTTAGTTGCATTATCATGTCAATTTCCAGGAGAGTTTCCCAGCAACTACTGACAGCTGTCTTTTTGGTGGCCACAAATCTCGTCTTTCTCTTATTCGTATTAATTATGGTTGTCTGACAGCTACTAATTTCTCCTATTTAGCAGTTCCCAGGAAATTCTCAGAACCTTCACATTCAAGAAGATGCTCCAGTCATTTAAAACTCTTGTTAGGGTTCTTGAAGAGTTCTTTCTTTAGATGAAAGCTATTCCAACTTTGGGACCATCAAGATCAGGCATCATGGTTGACTGACTTGAGGATAGACATCAATATGAAATGAGGAACAAATACATGATATTGACAGATAACCAAATAGTTGAAGGTTTCTTGGTCTACGCTCTTATCCCATTTAATATTTATTGGAAGTAGAGATCCAACTGATCGATTGAAACATGTCTTTGATAGCTCCCTATGCACTCTTGTCACAACCCACAGATTTCTCATGATTAACCTTAAGATAAGCTGCGTATTTTTATTATCTGTAATCTAGGATAATTGTATTGGTGTGAGATGATCCACTGTGACGGCATGATCATGTACACAATTTTCGTCACAATTGAATTTATGTcacttaaatattatatttatgtcaCGCACGTTTGCATATGCCCAATTAACTCAGACTAATCATTATTATTAGTTTCATGAAGGATATATGTGTGTGTAAAGAATAGTGATGTAAATTTGAATTTAACATTGAGAGTCAAATCATCTAGATTCACtataatatttatgaattttacatatatatgtatatatatatatatatatatatatatatatatatatattacgtagatgtgtttttatatttTGAACGAGTTCAAGAAATAATTCATCAACgagaatataatataaattattcaCAGATATCGTAATTTAGAAATGAATTGTACCAAATAATTAAATCTTAAATGTTGCGTAGGTGGTAAGTATGAAGACTATGTTTTGGGTATAAGAATTAGGAGGGCATGCAAAGaaattttggataatttatgCAGAAATGTCTGTGTAACATTGATAGCGTGACAATTGTGAGCTTAATATATGACAGCAATTTTATATATGACAGCAATTTTGATTGTCAATTTGGACCACCATATCTCTCTTTCAGTAGTTAGAAGTGTGATATTATCATTCATTCTGGTCATCATGCTTCTGCAAGTAGGACCGAGTGTTGAACTGGTAGTAGAATGATCACATCATATATATGGACCATCTGCCATTGTGGTAGTGCTTCCTCGACCTGTTCTGTCAAATTTCTTGCCAGTTTCTATGTACTACCGGTGCCAGAAATATGAAAATCTAATTAAATAGCTTAATGAATTAAGCTGCCATTATGCTAGTTTTTCTAGTTTCTAGGACTCATGTTAGACATTACAATGGATTTGCTCAGTAGAACATCATGGACACGTTCTATCGTTGTCAACCTAGAAAATGGATTGTGGACTTACTGGCTTGACCGTGACTTAAGTCTCATCCACACAGAAGAATGGACTAACAGATGAATGGAGGAGAGAGAGCTTGTCACTCCATATTATATACCAGTTGATACCTGCATTGTGATGCACCAGCAACCATAACCCCAATCCATGGCTACAGACAATGTCTACGTTCTCTTCTTCTTATTGGCCTTCGTATGCATTCAACTGATAAAACCCAACGTCTGCGACGGAGCTCTAACCTCAGGCTGCATCCCTGCCGAAAGAAGTGCTCTACTTGAGTTCAAACGAGGCCTGGAAGATCCTACCAACAGGCTGTCCTCTTGGGTGAATGAAGACTGCTGCAAATGGGAGGGTGTGACGTGCAGCAATCATACTGGGCATGTCGTCAAGCTGGACCTCCACAATCCGCCAAACAACATAAGGCCCTTAGGAGGTGAGTTGAGGCATTCTTTACTTGGTCTGAAGCACCTGAAGTACCTGGACCTAAGCATGAACGATTTTGGAGGCATTAATATTCCAAAATTCGTGGGGTCATTCCATCAACTCCGATATCTTAACCTCTCCAGGGCTGGATTGGGTGGACTCCTGCCTCACCAGCTAGGAAATCTCTCCAATCTGCAGTACCTAGACCTATCCGATGACATTTTTGTGGCTCCGATCCATCAACTTAGAATTGGTGATGCACTCTGGATTTCTCACCTTTCTTCTCTAAA
Coding sequences within:
- the LOC135672214 gene encoding receptor-like protein EIX1, translated to MATDNVYIPFFLSAFIWIQLITPNICDGALTSGCISAERSALLEFKRGLKDPTNRLSSWVGEDCCKWEGVTCSNHTGHVVKLDLQNPYPFSDFGDEPHNNWILGGELRPSLLGLKHLKYLDLSTNDFGGINIPEFMGSFHQLQYLNLSRAGLGGVLPHQLGNLSNLQYLDLSNDLVPNSFSVVKFNEFSIGDALWISHLSSLKHLNLNSVNFQNGTHWMEALNMLPSIVEIYLSECAIGRVPLSLPHVNFTSLSVLDLSENFINSTMPSWLSNISGLEHLDLNGNFLQGNIPPTFGNLASLKELNLAYNSLQGGIPTSFKNLCKLQNLILPGININQDLLELDEIFSGCIKMSLVILDLSGTNISGQLPEWLFQLRKLKSLQLSQNLISGPIPVSLGQLASLQELSLEQNQLNETIPESMGWLSQLVSLELELNILEGVMSEAHFANLTKLKHLYLWSNSLTLKVKTDWLPPFQLESLRIGSCKLGPEFPTWLQSQINISEIDMPNAGIIDAMPNWFWGLISTAEYVIISGNQISGHVPNILHLNNLSWLDLSSNYFEGPLPYFPPRLELLDLSNNSFSGTISLTIIMNMPNLLYLSLSENNLSDEIPFSVCQLWTLEALDLSKNMLSGELPNCWNNSSRIDVMDFSSNNISGVIPESICSISTLRSLHLSNNSLSGELPLSLKDCKELLLDAGHNDLKEFLKLRSNMLAGDIPPNLSRLSALQMLDLANNELSGNIPRSFGNFTAMKVIGRFPSLIAYAIEDNNLSGGVPEELTNLLFSLNLSGNHFTEEIIENISKLQQLESLDLSRNNFSGTIPSSLVALTSLAHLNLSYNNLSGEIPLGNQLLTFNDPSIYIGNPGLCGFPLNQSCKDNETTQGQSNADDRDENEMIWFYTSMAPGFVVGFWAGVP